In Patescibacteria group bacterium, a single window of DNA contains:
- a CDS encoding AAA family ATPase — protein MKNIQIQKSNSSEKETITIEKNMVIIGANGSGKTRLGAMLEQINTPTKRISAQRYLTLRELVEKQDVETADNQLKNIYKNQPSNSPQNDYQQVLILLFAQESRRDSEYVASSRESRGRVEIPQSIKEKVIDCWISIFPYRALKLEKDRVRADDFSGQEMSDGEKVGLYLISQILLAEKDCILIIDEPELHLHKALMTRLWNKLEEYRSDCTFIYITHDLDFAVSKSSSKLIWVQSYKDNLWIWKEIDPNNIIPENLYLEILGSRKSILFVEGEKGSLDIQIYQLFYDNFTVIPRGSCGEVIESVKGLKKNPNLHDKKVYGLIDRDFHSEEKIKSWHKKGIFSIKLNKVENLFLIPEIIEMVCNHLSKPEEKEKIISKIKENYKKNKKKIFFTASKDRQHRHLGEKFGLVKNKKNYDNFKSVIFSELDSLFVSDLPDNNSEIIEILKVYPYKGFVREIQGMVGLSKNEYINLVLSFLSSSDKRKKIIKILKFYLPRIN, from the coding sequence ATGAAAAATATTCAAATTCAGAAATCGAATAGTAGTGAGAAAGAAACCATAACAATTGAAAAAAATATGGTTATTATTGGGGCAAATGGTTCTGGTAAAACAAGACTCGGAGCAATGCTTGAACAAATAAATACTCCTACAAAAAGAATTTCTGCACAGAGATATTTGACATTGCGTGAATTAGTAGAAAAGCAAGACGTTGAGACTGCAGATAATCAACTTAAAAATATTTATAAAAATCAACCTTCTAATTCACCTCAAAATGATTATCAGCAAGTACTTATTTTATTGTTTGCCCAAGAATCAAGGAGGGATTCAGAGTACGTAGCATCTTCGCGTGAGTCTAGAGGGAGGGTAGAAATTCCACAATCAATAAAAGAGAAGGTGATTGATTGTTGGATTTCTATTTTTCCTTATCGAGCATTAAAACTTGAGAAAGATAGGGTTCGAGCTGATGATTTCTCTGGGCAAGAGATGAGTGACGGCGAAAAAGTTGGCCTGTATTTAATCTCTCAAATTTTACTTGCTGAAAAAGACTGTATTCTAATTATTGATGAACCAGAACTTCATCTACATAAAGCTTTAATGACAAGATTGTGGAATAAATTAGAAGAATATAGAAGTGACTGTACTTTTATTTATATAACCCATGATCTCGATTTCGCAGTTAGTAAGTCGTCAAGTAAGCTCATTTGGGTCCAGAGTTATAAAGATAATTTATGGATTTGGAAAGAGATTGATCCAAATAATATAATTCCTGAGAATCTTTATCTTGAAATACTTGGAAGTCGAAAATCAATTTTATTTGTTGAAGGTGAGAAGGGTTCGCTAGATATACAAATTTATCAGTTATTCTATGATAATTTTACAGTTATTCCTCGCGGCTCTTGTGGAGAAGTAATTGAATCGGTAAAGGGTTTAAAAAAGAATCCTAATCTTCACGACAAAAAGGTTTATGGGCTTATTGACAGGGATTTTCATTCTGAAGAAAAGATTAAATCATGGCATAAAAAAGGAATATTTAGTATTAAATTAAATAAGGTAGAAAATCTTTTTTTGATACCAGAAATAATTGAGATGGTCTGTAATCATTTGTCGAAACCAGAAGAAAAAGAAAAAATTATCTCAAAAATTAAGGAAAATTATAAAAAAAATAAAAAGAAAATATTTTTTACTGCTTCAAAAGATCGACAACATAGGCACTTAGGTGAAAAATTTGGATTGGTAAAAAATAAAAAGAATTATGATAATTTTAAAAGTGTTATTTTTTCTGAATTAGATAGCCTGTTTGTAAGTGATTTGCCAGATAATAATAGTGAAATTATAGAAATATTGAAGGTTTATCCGTATAAGGGTTTTGTTAGAGAGATACAGGGAATGGTAGGATTATCAAAAAATGAATATATAAATTTGGTGTTAAGTTTTTTATCATCTTCCGATAAAAGAAAAAAAATAATTAAAATTTTAAAATTTTATTTACCCAGAATAAACTAA
- a CDS encoding SH3 domain-containing protein, with protein sequence MKKQFSFFKITIIILIFGVFAFVNQVCAEINDYQLNKNDVQYAITPLIFNEGDREPIELKFKILSSNFDYTEIKSIYFKFYNYSDDLYFSFSKGIFENDWNTNNKEFTFSMTNDWSTRYNAKLISIDYQVKYQNILYSIPIDDETKIIVIPTVPITCNSFIYSNWSSCSEGGSQTRSIISSSPSGCSGGNPILTQTCTYVLPVCTSWVYSDWNICQSNGTQNRTVTSFSPNGCTGGNPILTQSCAYVAPTCTSWTYSNWSSCLDNSQQTRSIISSSPNGCSNGNPILTQSCTYIYTPPTCTSWTYSDWGACVNNQQSRTIISSQPASCIGGNPILIQTCNLTPACSENDWTSLLTPTACPNNGQQTKTWYKIGQCQEGVTHPSTETISCNYQALTCTDFTYNNWGECGLSGVQSRTVFSSSPSGCSGGNPILTQTCTYIPTCIVNNWSCGNWSSCSSNGAQTRICNKILNCDGGVLSPATTQSCIYTSPEKQENIGSLSDGTLVRIKGTAGVYLIYNNQKRPIKSAAVFLGRGYKWKNIIDVDANILNVYPTGSELTISEVINIVPKNQGIKIKINVPSLRVRSLPNANGKIIISVLNGKEYQVIEKQTGWYKINYTANKTGWIMSQYTKIIK encoded by the coding sequence ATGAAAAAACAATTCTCATTTTTTAAAATTACAATAATCATTTTAATATTTGGTGTTTTTGCATTTGTCAATCAAGTTTGTGCAGAAATAAATGATTATCAACTAAATAAAAATGATGTTCAATATGCGATAACACCATTAATATTTAACGAAGGGGATAGAGAGCCAATTGAATTAAAGTTTAAAATATTATCATCAAATTTTGATTATACTGAAATTAAGTCTATTTATTTTAAGTTTTATAATTATTCTGATGATTTATACTTTTCTTTTTCTAAAGGAATCTTTGAAAATGATTGGAACACAAATAACAAAGAATTCACATTCAGTATGACAAATGATTGGTCTACAAGATATAATGCCAAGTTAATTTCAATTGATTATCAGGTTAAATATCAAAATATTTTGTATTCTATTCCAATTGATGATGAAACCAAAATAATAGTTATACCGACGGTGCCGATTACTTGTAATTCTTTTATTTATTCTAATTGGTCTTCTTGCTCTGAGGGCGGTTCACAGACAAGGTCTATAATTTCTTCTTCTCCAAGTGGATGTTCCGGGGGCAACCCTATTTTAACTCAAACTTGTACTTATGTTCTACCAGTTTGCACTTCATGGGTATATTCCGATTGGAATATTTGTCAATCTAATGGGACACAAAATAGAACTGTAACTTCATTTTCACCAAACGGTTGCACGGGTGGCAACCCTATTTTAACTCAATCCTGTGCTTATGTTGCACCAACCTGCACTTCATGGACTTATTCTAATTGGTCTTCGTGTTTAGACAACAGTCAGCAAACAAGGTCTATAATTTCTTCTTCTCCAAATGGTTGTTCTAATGGAAATCCAATATTGACTCAATCTTGCACATATATTTACACTCCACCAACCTGCACTTCATGGACTTATTCTGATTGGGGCGCGTGTGTTAATAATCAACAAAGCAGAACAATAATATCGTCACAGCCTGCAAGCTGTATTGGCGGTAATCCTATATTAATACAAACTTGTAATCTTACACCAGCCTGTTCAGAAAACGATTGGACGTCTCTTTTAACTCCAACGGCTTGTCCAAATAACGGTCAGCAAACAAAAACATGGTATAAAATAGGGCAATGCCAAGAGGGAGTTACTCATCCATCTACAGAAACAATCAGCTGTAATTATCAAGCACTTACTTGTACTGATTTCACATACAATAATTGGGGTGAGTGCGGTTTAAGCGGTGTGCAATCAAGGACGGTATTTTCTTCTTCTCCAAGTGGATGTTCCGGGGGCAACCCTATTTTAACTCAAACTTGTACTTATATTCCTACCTGCATAGTAAATAATTGGTCTTGTGGTAATTGGTCTAGTTGTTCTTCAAATGGTGCTCAAACTAGAATATGTAATAAAATTTTAAATTGCGATGGGGGCGTATTGTCGCCTGCAACTACACAATCATGTATTTATACATCGCCAGAAAAACAAGAAAATATCGGTTCACTTTCGGACGGAACCTTGGTCAGAATAAAAGGTACTGCCGGTGTTTATTTAATTTATAACAATCAAAAACGTCCCATTAAGAGTGCTGCGGTATTTTTAGGCAGAGGATATAAATGGAAAAATATAATTGATGTTGATGCGAATATATTAAATGTTTATCCTACGGGCTCAGAATTAACAATTTCAGAAGTAATAAATATAGTGCCAAAAAATCAGGGTATCAAGATAAAGATTAATGTCCCGAGTTTGCGAGTTAGAAGTTTACCCAATGCGAACGGAAAAATTATTATTTCAGTCTTGAACGGGAAAGAATATCAAGTGATCGAAAAACAAACCGGTTGGTATAAAATAAATTATACTGCTAATAAAACAGGCTGGATAATGAGCCAATATACAAAAATAATTAAATAA
- the gyrB gene encoding DNA topoisomerase (ATP-hydrolyzing) subunit B — MKNKQTDKKTEVKITPQDKKKADIKEYGAKQITVLEGLEPVRKRPAMYIGSTDLTGLHHLIWEVADNALDEATGGFCNEISIELLEGNRVRVSDNGRGIPVDIHKGTGKSALEVVMTKLHAGGKFDQGAYKISGGLHGVGVSVVNALSVYTKAEVKRDGKLWAQEYKRGIPTGKVKPVGKAEGSGTIITFQPDPEIFPRTDFNFETILNHLRQQAYLTRGIKISVSDESSPKNKKSYTFYFEGGVYSFVQYLNRTNEPLHPNVFYVAKEAEDIFVEVGFQYTNDFRECLLGFANNIYTPEGGSHVVGFRSALTRVLNSYARDKDYIKEKDANLTGDDVREGLTTVISVKLKDPQFEGQTKSKLGNVEARTAVDTIFSAAFKDFLEEHPKDAEAIIKRCVLSAKARQAAKSARETILRKGVLESLALPGKLADCTSRDPQLSELFIVEGDSAGGSCKMARDRMYQAILPLRGKIMNVERARLDKILSNQELKSLVIALGTNIGEQFEIEKLRYHKIIIMTDADVDGSHIRTLLLTFFYRYFPELVNQGFIYAAQPPLYRVQFGGNSKYFYNEEDKDKFLKQERNDKSEEVGKGFKVKKIGDTPKQSAPKNFNIQRYKGLGEMNPDELFETTMNKNTRILKKIEVENASKTDEIFDILMGKDVEPRKRFIQTHAKAVKNLDI, encoded by the coding sequence ATGAAAAATAAACAAACAGACAAAAAGACGGAAGTCAAAATAACTCCTCAAGACAAAAAGAAGGCGGATATTAAAGAATATGGCGCCAAGCAAATTACCGTTCTTGAAGGATTGGAACCGGTTAGAAAAAGACCGGCCATGTATATTGGTTCAACCGATTTAACCGGCTTGCATCATCTTATTTGGGAAGTGGCGGACAACGCTTTGGACGAAGCCACGGGCGGTTTTTGCAATGAAATAAGCATTGAATTATTGGAAGGCAACAGAGTCAGAGTTTCGGATAACGGCCGAGGTATTCCGGTTGATATTCACAAAGGCACGGGTAAAAGCGCGCTTGAAGTGGTTATGACCAAACTTCATGCCGGCGGAAAATTTGACCAAGGAGCTTATAAAATTTCAGGCGGATTGCACGGGGTGGGAGTTTCAGTGGTAAACGCTTTGTCAGTTTACACAAAAGCGGAAGTTAAGAGAGACGGAAAACTTTGGGCGCAAGAATATAAACGGGGAATTCCAACCGGAAAAGTCAAACCAGTCGGAAAAGCAGAGGGGAGCGGAACAATCATTACTTTCCAGCCTGATCCGGAAATTTTTCCAAGAACAGATTTTAATTTTGAAACAATTTTAAATCATCTTCGCCAGCAAGCTTATTTGACACGCGGAATAAAAATCAGTGTTTCCGACGAATCGTCTCCGAAAAATAAAAAATCATACACTTTTTATTTTGAAGGCGGCGTATATTCGTTTGTTCAATATTTAAATAGAACCAATGAACCGCTGCATCCGAATGTTTTTTACGTGGCCAAAGAAGCGGAAGATATTTTCGTGGAAGTCGGTTTTCAATACACCAATGATTTCAGAGAATGTTTGCTCGGTTTTGCCAATAATATTTATACTCCCGAAGGCGGATCGCACGTGGTCGGTTTTCGTTCAGCTTTGACCAGAGTATTAAACAGCTATGCCAGAGATAAAGATTATATAAAAGAAAAAGATGCCAATTTGACAGGTGATGATGTTCGCGAAGGATTAACCACGGTTATCAGCGTGAAATTAAAAGATCCGCAATTTGAAGGCCAGACCAAAAGCAAGTTGGGAAATGTTGAAGCGAGAACGGCGGTTGATACGATTTTCTCCGCTGCTTTCAAAGATTTTTTGGAAGAACATCCCAAAGATGCGGAAGCGATTATTAAACGTTGCGTTTTGTCGGCCAAGGCCAGACAAGCGGCCAAATCAGCCCGAGAAACAATTTTAAGAAAAGGCGTTTTGGAAAGCTTGGCTTTGCCGGGAAAATTGGCTGATTGCACTTCGAGAGATCCTCAATTGAGCGAACTTTTCATTGTCGAAGGAGACAGTGCCGGTGGAAGTTGTAAAATGGCTCGCGACAGAATGTATCAGGCGATTTTGCCATTGCGCGGAAAAATTATGAACGTTGAGAGAGCGCGTTTGGATAAAATTCTTTCCAATCAAGAATTAAAATCTTTGGTTATCGCTTTGGGAACAAATATCGGAGAACAATTTGAAATTGAAAAATTGCGCTATCATAAAATTATTATTATGACTGATGCGGACGTAGACGGTTCGCACATCAGAACGCTTCTTTTGACTTTCTTCTATCGTTATTTTCCGGAATTGGTCAATCAGGGATTTATTTACGCCGCTCAACCGCCATTGTATCGCGTTCAATTTGGCGGTAATTCCAAATATTTTTACAATGAAGAAGACAAAGATAAATTTTTAAAACAAGAGAGAAATGATAAATCGGAAGAAGTGGGCAAAGGATTTAAAGTAAAGAAAATAGGGGATACGCCCAAGCAATCAGCGCCGAAAAATTTTAACATTCAAAGATATAAAGGTTTGGGTGAAATGAATCCGGACGAACTTTTTGAAACCACCATGAATAAAAACACCCGCATTTTGAAAAAGATAGAAGTGGAAAACGCCTCCAAAACAGACGAGATATTTGATATTTTAATGGGCAAAGACGTTGAACCGAGAAAAAGATTTATTCAAACCCACGCCAAAGCCGTTAAAAATTTGGATATCTAA
- the secE gene encoding preprotein translocase subunit SecE, which translates to MINKFSNYIKSSISELKKVAWPSRKETTNHTILVIGISLGLAAFLGLIDFFLTKLLQVIL; encoded by the coding sequence ATGATAAATAAATTTAGCAATTATATTAAAAGTTCCATTAGCGAACTGAAAAAAGTGGCTTGGCCTTCACGAAAAGAAACCACAAACCACACTATTTTGGTTATTGGTATAAGTTTAGGCCTCGCTGCTTTTTTAGGTTTGATTGATTTTTTCTTAACCAAATTATTACAAGTGATATTATAA
- the nusG gene encoding transcription termination/antitermination protein NusG, translating to MPRQIQQEGRRWYAIHTYAGYEENVAENLQQRIDSMDMHDKIFNILIPTEKRIKIRNSKRRVVIEKMFPGYVLVEMDVTDDSWYVVRNTPNVTGFIGSGTTPTPLSDAEFKNIQKRMGVEEPKYKIDISIGSPVKINDGPFKGFEGRVEEVDEMRGRLKVLISVFGRETPIELDFLQIKKI from the coding sequence ATGCCTAGGCAAATTCAACAAGAAGGCCGCCGTTGGTATGCCATTCATACTTATGCCGGATACGAAGAAAACGTGGCCGAAAACTTGCAGCAAAGAATTGACTCAATGGACATGCACGATAAAATTTTTAATATTTTAATTCCCACTGAAAAGAGAATTAAAATAAGAAATAGCAAGCGAAGAGTGGTGATTGAAAAAATGTTTCCCGGTTATGTATTAGTGGAAATGGATGTAACCGATGATTCATGGTATGTGGTCAGAAATACACCGAATGTTACCGGTTTTATCGGCTCGGGCACTACGCCTACTCCGTTGTCTGACGCGGAATTTAAAAATATTCAGAAAAGAATGGGTGTTGAAGAACCCAAATATAAAATTGATATCAGCATCGGTTCTCCTGTTAAAATCAATGATGGACCGTTTAAGGGTTTTGAAGGCAGAGTAGAGGAAGTTGACGAAATGAGAGGAAGATTAAAAGTTCTGATTTCCGTCTTCGGCCGCGAAACTCCTATTGAATTAGACTTTTTACAGATTAAAAAAATATAA
- the rplK gene encoding 50S ribosomal protein L11, with the protein MAKKIKSVIKLQIQAGQANPAPPVGPALGQHGLNIAEFCKKFNDATKDKIGNIIPAEITVFEDRTYSFVLKTPPASELLKKAAGIEKGSGKPLQVKVGKVTKAQIREIAKIKLPDLNTDNLEAACKIIEGTARQMGIEVKN; encoded by the coding sequence ATGGCTAAAAAAATAAAAAGCGTTATTAAACTTCAAATTCAGGCAGGACAAGCTAATCCCGCGCCGCCAGTCGGTCCGGCATTAGGCCAGCACGGTTTAAATATCGCGGAATTTTGCAAAAAATTTAATGACGCCACTAAAGATAAAATCGGCAACATTATTCCGGCGGAAATTACTGTTTTTGAAGACAGGACTTATTCTTTTGTTCTCAAAACTCCTCCCGCTTCGGAATTGCTTAAAAAAGCGGCCGGTATTGAGAAAGGTTCAGGAAAACCATTGCAAGTGAAAGTTGGAAAAGTAACCAAAGCTCAAATCAGAGAAATTGCCAAAATAAAATTACCGGATTTGAATACTGATAATTTGGAAGCGGCTTGTAAAATTATTGAAGGCACAGCCAGACAAATGGGCATTGAGGTGAAAAACTAA
- the rplA gene encoding 50S ribosomal protein L1 → MYSKRYQKIKKQTDSSKAYNLGEAIDLIKSLKSAKFDETIDIHIKLGINPSKTEQQAKGSVILPNGAVKTKKIVAFVSEKHVQEAKDAGADLVGGEELIKEIKETGKCNFDVAVAHPDMMRSLAQVAKVLGPKGLMPTPKLGTITEDISKIIGELKKGKVAFKNDAGGNVHQAMGKVSWDKEKIQGNMEAFLSAVRKSKPAGVKSNFIKSVSIASTMGPGLKISI, encoded by the coding sequence ATGTACAGCAAACGTTATCAAAAAATAAAAAAACAAACAGATTCTTCTAAAGCTTATAATTTAGGCGAAGCTATAGATCTTATTAAAAGTTTGAAATCCGCCAAATTTGACGAGACGATTGATATTCATATTAAATTGGGTATTAATCCTTCCAAAACAGAACAGCAAGCCAAGGGCTCGGTTATTCTGCCAAATGGAGCGGTAAAAACAAAAAAAATTGTTGCTTTTGTTTCTGAAAAGCACGTTCAGGAAGCCAAAGACGCCGGAGCTGATTTGGTTGGCGGCGAAGAATTGATCAAGGAAATCAAGGAAACAGGTAAATGCAATTTTGACGTAGCCGTCGCTCATCCTGATATGATGAGAAGTTTGGCTCAAGTGGCAAAAGTTTTAGGACCAAAGGGTTTAATGCCAACGCCAAAACTCGGCACCATTACCGAAGATATTTCTAAAATTATCGGTGAATTGAAAAAAGGCAAAGTGGCTTTTAAAAATGACGCCGGCGGAAATGTCCATCAAGCAATGGGAAAAGTTTCTTGGGATAAAGAAAAAATTCAAGGCAATATGGAAGCATTTTTGTCCGCGGTCAGAAAATCAAAACCGGCCGGAGTGAAAAGTAATTTTATCAAATCAGTGTCCATTGCCTCAACCATGGGGCCGGGATTAAAGATTAGTATCTAA
- the cysS gene encoding cysteine--tRNA ligase, protein MLKLYNTLTRQKEEFKPIKPGFAGIYSCGPTVYWYQHIGCLRAYIFADVLKKTLIYNNYQIKHVINVTDVGHLTSDADTGEDKMEKAAAKEGKKAEDIANYYWQILKDDFKKLNISEPDIWCKATEHIKEQIELIKKLEEKGYTYKTSDGIYFDTSKLKDYGKLAGLKIEGLEAGARIEMKEKKNITDFALWKFSPSTIRQAHGSGQAKRQQEWESPWGIGFPGWHIECSAMSMKYLGEHFDIHTGGEEHIAIHHTNEIAQSEAATGKKFVNYWLHIRWLLFKGGKMSKSKGEIYTLSELKNLNFQSLAFRYLCLNTHYRSPLSFDLESLTAAQNALNNLYQIVGNFPKPTTIIKEVEEKFDQAINDDLNTPKALAVVWDLLKEKYPDEQKMATLLKFDQVLGLNLDKVKPIEIPEEISALAKEREELRKQKKWSEADQVRKKIEDLGFTVEDAEQGSIIKKLS, encoded by the coding sequence ATGTTAAAACTTTATAACACTCTCACTCGCCAGAAAGAAGAATTTAAACCGATTAAACCCGGTTTTGCCGGCATTTATTCTTGCGGCCCAACGGTTTATTGGTATCAGCACATCGGCTGTTTAAGAGCTTATATTTTTGCCGATGTTCTCAAAAAAACCTTAATTTACAATAATTATCAAATCAAGCATGTTATCAATGTAACTGATGTTGGACATTTAACTTCTGATGCGGACACAGGCGAAGATAAAATGGAAAAAGCGGCTGCCAAAGAAGGGAAAAAAGCGGAAGATATCGCCAATTATTATTGGCAAATTCTTAAAGATGATTTTAAAAAATTAAATATCTCCGAACCCGATATTTGGTGCAAGGCAACCGAACATATTAAAGAACAAATTGAATTGATAAAAAAATTGGAAGAAAAAGGATATACTTACAAAACTTCTGACGGAATTTATTTTGACACTTCCAAATTAAAAGATTATGGCAAATTGGCCGGACTCAAAATAGAAGGGCTTGAGGCAGGTGCGAGAATTGAGATGAAAGAAAAAAAGAACATTACTGATTTTGCTCTTTGGAAATTCTCCCCTTCGACCATTCGACAAGCTCATGGCTCAGGACAAGCGAAAAGGCAGCAAGAATGGGAAAGCCCTTGGGGAATTGGTTTTCCGGGCTGGCATATTGAATGCTCGGCTATGAGTATGAAATATCTGGGAGAACATTTCGACATTCATACCGGCGGTGAAGAACATATTGCCATTCATCATACTAATGAAATCGCCCAAAGCGAAGCGGCCACGGGTAAAAAATTCGTCAATTATTGGCTGCATATAAGATGGCTCTTGTTTAAAGGCGGAAAAATGTCAAAAAGTAAAGGTGAAATTTATACCCTTTCAGAATTAAAAAATTTAAATTTTCAATCTTTGGCTTTCCGTTATTTATGTTTAAACACTCATTACCGTTCTCCCCTATCCTTTGATTTGGAAAGTTTAACTGCGGCTCAGAATGCTTTGAATAATCTTTATCAAATCGTGGGAAATTTTCCTAAACCAACTACCATAATTAAAGAAGTTGAAGAAAAATTTGACCAAGCCATTAACGATGACTTAAACACGCCAAAAGCTTTGGCGGTTGTTTGGGATTTATTAAAAGAAAAATATCCTGATGAACAAAAAATGGCCACTTTATTGAAGTTTGACCAAGTTTTGGGATTAAATTTGGATAAAGTAAAACCGATAGAAATTCCGGAAGAAATATCTGCCTTGGCCAAAGAACGGGAAGAATTAAGAAAACAAAAAAAATGGTCGGAAGCCGACCAAGTTCGCAAAAAAATTGAAGATTTAGGATTTACGGTGGAAGATGCTGAGCAAGGATCAATTATCAAGAAATTATCCTAA
- the murB gene encoding UDP-N-acetylmuramate dehydrogenase has product MIQVKKNVCLAPLTSFKIGGPAKYFLEAKNVDEVAGGLKWAKKNKIKYFVLGGGSNILISDRGFNGLVIKLLITNYKLLNNKLVVGVGTSLAKLVSTSIKAGLTGLEWAAGIPGTLGGAIYGNTGAMGHSISQSVEKIKVLRNGKIKNLKNKDAKFAYRKSIFQKNKDIILEIELKLQKGDKEEIKKLIKENLLKRSPNQPRYPSAGCVFKNFSLRLTSLGLAKLSEKYPELENFKKSGTVSAGWLIEKCGLKGKQIGQAQISEKHANFIVNLCNARAKDVIALINLVKKTVKNKFNFDLKEEIQYVDFK; this is encoded by the coding sequence ATGATTCAGGTTAAGAAAAATGTTTGTTTGGCGCCTTTGACCAGTTTTAAAATTGGCGGACCGGCCAAATATTTTTTGGAAGCCAAAAATGTTGATGAAGTTGCAGGGGGTTTGAAATGGGCCAAGAAAAATAAAATTAAATATTTTGTTTTGGGCGGCGGGAGCAATATATTGATATCGGATAGGGGATTTAACGGATTGGTGATAAAATTACTAATTACTAATTACAAATTACTAAATAATAAATTAGTTGTCGGAGTTGGAACATCACTGGCCAAATTAGTCAGTACTTCAATTAAGGCCGGTTTAACTGGACTAGAATGGGCGGCAGGCATTCCGGGCACTCTTGGGGGCGCAATATACGGCAATACGGGAGCCATGGGTCATTCTATTTCACAATCAGTGGAAAAGATAAAAGTTTTGAGAAACGGCAAGATAAAAAATTTAAAAAACAAAGACGCAAAATTCGCTTATCGGAAAAGTATTTTTCAAAAAAATAAAGATATTATTTTAGAGATTGAATTAAAATTGCAGAAAGGGGACAAGGAGGAAATTAAAAAATTGATAAAAGAAAATTTATTAAAAAGATCTCCAAATCAACCCCGTTATCCAAGCGCCGGATGCGTATTTAAAAATTTCAGCTTAAGGCTGACCAGCCTCGGGCTGGCGAAATTATCAGAAAAGTACCCCGAGCTAGAAAATTTCAAGAAATCAGGCACGGTTTCAGCCGGCTGGTTGATTGAGAAATGCGGTTTAAAAGGCAAGCAAATCGGCCAAGCGCAAATCAGTGAGAAACATGCTAATTTCATAGTTAATCTGTGCAATGCCAGGGCCAAAGATGTTATTGCTTTAATCAATTTAGTCAAGAAAACAGTTAAAAATAAATTTAATTTTGATTTGAAAGAAGAAATACAATATGTCGATTTTAAATAG
- the infA gene encoding translation initiation factor IF-1: MPDIQKVSKDFIEVEGMVTESLPNTTFRVQLSNEKVILAYLSGKMRLHKIKILPGDRVRIEMSPYDLTKGRIVYRN, translated from the coding sequence ATGCCAGATATTCAAAAAGTGTCCAAAGATTTTATAGAAGTTGAGGGAATGGTTACAGAGTCATTGCCAAATACTACTTTTCGTGTACAATTAAGTAACGAAAAAGTTATCTTAGCTTATTTATCGGGTAAGATGCGTTTGCATAAAATTAAAATTTTGCCTGGTGATAGAGTAAGAATTGAAATGAGCCCCTACGACTTAACTAAAGGAAGAATAGTGTATAGGAACTAA
- the rpmJ gene encoding 50S ribosomal protein L36: MKVRSSVKAMCRLCKVVRRKKRLYVLCKNAKHKQRQG; encoded by the coding sequence ATGAAAGTAAGATCATCCGTAAAAGCAATGTGCAGATTATGCAAAGTCGTCCGCCGAAAAAAGCGGCTTTATGTGCTTTGTAAAAATGCGAAACATAAACAAAGACAAGGATAA
- the rpsM gene encoding 30S ribosomal protein S13: protein MARIQGVDLPKDKRIEIGLTYIFGIGQTTSNKILKEAKINPNKRVKELNAQEVEQLKSIIDSIKVEGALHSAIVANIKRLRDVGCYRGIRHTRHLPVRGQRTKTNSRTVRGNVRRTMASGHKEATKKG, encoded by the coding sequence ATGGCAAGAATACAAGGCGTTGATTTACCAAAAGACAAAAGAATAGAAATAGGTTTAACCTATATTTTTGGCATTGGTCAAACAACTTCAAATAAAATTTTAAAAGAAGCAAAAATAAATCCTAATAAGCGGGTTAAAGAACTGAATGCTCAAGAAGTTGAACAGCTTAAAAGTATTATAGATAGTATTAAAGTGGAAGGAGCATTACATAGCGCTATCGTGGCCAATATTAAAAGATTAAGAGATGTAGGTTGTTATAGAGGTATTAGACATACTCGTCATCTTCCTGTTCGTGGTCAACGAACAAAAACTAATTCAAGAACAGTTCGTGGCAATGTACGCAGAACTATGGCCAGCGGACATAAAGAAGCTACTAAAAAAGGATAA